The DNA window TGATCGTGCGCGTCGAGCCGGGCCGACCCGCGGAGCTGGCGAAGATCCGGGTCGGCGACGTCGTGATCGCCGCCGCCGGCGAGCCGCTCGTGCGCCCGCGTGATCTCGTCGCGATCGTCGCGCGCGCGCCGGCGGGCGCGCCGCTCGAGCTCATGATCGTGCGCAAGAAGCGGACGCGTACGCTCTCGGTCGTGCCCGATGGCGAGCCGGCCACGGCCGCCGCGCTCGAGGCCTGGCACGAGCGGGCCGAGGAGCCGCCCGCCGAGGCCGGCGCCCTGCACGAGCCCGAAGGCCAGGGCGACCCGCACGGCGCAGATCCGATCGCTCCGGGCGCGGCGGCGGCACCGGCGCCCGTTCCCGGGTCGCTGCCGGCTGGCGCCGCCCCGGCGCCCGGCCCTTCCGCGCCCCCGCCGTAGGCGGGCGCGGAGCCGACGGAACGACGGCTTCCGACGCGGCCGTTCCGTCTCGGGGTGGTTGCCGCCGCGCGCGGCGGTGCCCGGTACTCAGGCGCTCCCCCGCGTCGTTCCGATCGCGCGCAGCACGGCGCGCACGCGGTCCAGGGAAGG is part of the Deltaproteobacteria bacterium genome and encodes:
- a CDS encoding PDZ domain-containing protein, whose translation is MAARRLASAPLAALCCAWLAGPALAEGPMPEGYPGRGRIGIEVQPMTAELREFFEAPATQGVLIVRVEPGRPAELAKIRVGDVVIAAAGEPLVRPRDLVAIVARAPAGAPLELMIVRKKRTRTLSVVPDGEPATAAALEAWHERAEEPPAEAGALHEPEGQGDPHGADPIAPGAAAAPAPVPGSLPAGAAPAPGPSAPPP